A single region of the Brassica rapa cultivar Chiifu-401-42 chromosome A03, CAAS_Brap_v3.01, whole genome shotgun sequence genome encodes:
- the LOC103858797 gene encoding uncharacterized protein LOC103858797 gives MADQDFIYRISTDQEWQEFQKKGSSFGGELDKSTGCFHLSKLEQVQMTLQNFFLNAKEDLYLLQIDPNKLGDGLIYEAVDEVNSFPHFYGPDRTFIPLPLDSVVKAEKLTFTNGKFTCSFFTG, from the exons atggcTGATCAAGATTTTATATACAGAATCAGTACGGATCAAGAGTGGCAAGAGTTTCAGAAGAAGGGATCTTCTTTTGGTGGAGAGCTCGATAAGTCAACTGGTTGTTTTCATCTCAGCAAACTCGAgcag GTGCAAATGACATTGCAGAACTTCTTCTTGAATGCCAAGGAGGATCTTTACCTTCTTCAAATCGACCCTAACAAG CTTGGAGATGGATTGATCTATGAAGCAGTGGATGAAGTGAACAGCTTCCCTCACTTCTACGGTCCAGACAGAACATTCATTCCACTTCCTCTAGATTCTGTCGTCAAAGCTGAGAAGCTAACATTCACAAATGGCAAATTCACCTGCAGCTTCTTCACTGGATGa
- the LOC103858796 gene encoding protein NIM1-INTERACTING 1 encodes MLLLGTPNHTILFPFRMAIRSKDTEEENKRINEIDEPEEDEDKKMEMFFNLIRNYQEARKRRRQELIEDSGETAPNPTKRSDNGEKSGIAPPVFRAEDFSHCIDLNLEPIVSTEEEKQEEETEEETREENVLDLNLAL; translated from the coding sequence ATGCTTCTCCTTGGAACCCCAAACCACACCATTCTCTTCCCTTTTCGAATGGCGATAAGGAGCAAAGATACAGAAGAAGAGAACAAGAGAATCAACGAGATCGATGAAccagaagaagacgaagacaaGAAGATGGAGATGTTCTTCAATCTCATAAGAAACTACCAGGAAGCTAGAAAACGAAGACGACAAGAGCTAATCGAAGATTCCGGCGAAACTGCTCCGAATCCGACCAAGAGATCCGACAACGGAGAAAAATCCGGCATTGCCCCTCCTGTGTTCCGCGCCGAGGATTTCTCTCACTGTATAGACTTAAACTTAGAGCCAATTGTCTCAACTGAGGAggagaaacaagaagaagaaacagaggaggAGACAAGAGAAGAGAATGTTTTAGATCTTAATCTCGCAttgtaa
- the LOC103858794 gene encoding nitrogen regulatory protein P-II homolog isoform X2, with protein sequence MSASIANPISATPLRFHFNRKNNISFSDCISISSGFRHSPPSSLDLVAKPPTNTRVSHLVRAQGSYDYIPDSKFYKVEAIVRPWRIQHVSSALLKIGIRGVTVSDVRGFGAQGGSKERHGGSEFSEDKFVAKVKMEIVVKKEQVESVINTIIDGARTGEIGDGKIFVLPVSDVIRVRTGERGEQAEKMTGDMLSSS encoded by the exons ATGTCCGCTTCAATAGCGAATCCCATCTCTGCAACTCCTCTCCGTTTCCATTTCAATCGTAAGAACAACATTTCCTTCTCCGACTGCATCTCGATATCTTCTGGATTCCGACATTCCCCACCGTCTTCCCTCGATCTGGTCGCGAAACCGCCGACCAACACTCGCGTTTCCCATCTCGTTAGAGCTCAAGGCTCTTATG atTATATTCCAGACTCAAAGTTTTACAAGGTTGAAGCAATTGTCAG GCCATGGAGGATCCAGCATGTTTCATCG GCTCTATTGAAAATTGGGATTAGAGGTGTTACGGTTTCTGATGTTCGAGGGTTTGGTGCACAAGGGGGATCCAAAGAGAGACATGGTG GGTCTGAGTTCTCTGAAGACAAGTTCGTTGCTAAAGTTAAGATGGAGATCGTTGTTAAGAAAGAACAA GTGGAGTCTGTAATCAACACCATAATCGATGGTGCAAGGACAGGAGAGATCGGTGATGGCAAAATATTCG TTTTGCCTGTGTCAGATGTCATAAGGGTTCGGACAGGTGAGCGTGGAGAACAAGCAGAGAAGATGACTGGTGACATGCTTTCGTCATCATAG
- the LOC103858791 gene encoding uncharacterized protein LOC103858791 → MSLSLLFWMNRSFHLYFPISGGNHGVSLTPTVTGSPHFLFQLSTMVLVGFGVMVFPLLGWYFPVIDLGFSVGVCSSDSGFDGVFPVVEIRSSYLQPFDVCLLALRFNGMWRAFKQPWPPPDFIFLDERFGNPSSRTGWCGMIIMHCMVVHVCDWFQPFAQIFREVMLIINGWVIVSLVPSYHALLQGSEAFKAIKSQKRSFLHYNKLKTWFYGFQNKRISMPWMCTTKYVISCSGSAWDGLRCNRWIASKDLFSKRYLLIKFESLIKDFKRPRTKWRKTSESAYPTNALGSIVLLLSLLKVLLNNMFVVMYVSCNLLH, encoded by the coding sequence ATGTCTCTTTCCTTGTTGTTTTGGATGAATCGGAGTTTTCATCTTTACTTTCCGATTTCTGGTGGAAATCACGGAGTGTCACTAACTCCGACGGTGACAGGTTCTCCCCACTTCCTGTTTCAGTTATCGACGATGGTCCTCGTCGGTTTTGGCGTGATGGTTTTCCCTTTACTAGGGTGGTATTTTCCGGTCATTGATCTTGGATTCAGTGTCGGCGTTTGTTCATCAGATTCTGGGTTTGATGGTGTCTTTCCGGTGGTAGAGATTCGGTCATCTTATCTTCAACCATTCGATGTTTGTCTGTTAGCCTTACGGTTTAACGGTATGTGGCGAGCTTTCAAACAACCATGGCCACCACCAGATTTCATCTTCTTGGATGAACGGTTTGGAAATCCTTCATCACGTACGGGTTGGTGTGGAATGATAATAATGCACTGTATGGTGGTGCATGTGTGTGATTGGTTTCAACCATTTGCTCAAATATTTCGTGAGGTTATGTTGATAATCAATGGATGGGTTATAGTATCATTGGTTCCATCATATCACGCATTATTACAGGGAAGTGAAGCCTTCAAAGCAATAAAGAGTCAGAAGAGGTCGTTTCTACATTATAATAAATTGAAGACATGGTTTTATGGATTTCAAAACAAAAGGATATCGATGCCATGGATGTGTACAACTAAGTATGTTATCTCCTGCAGCGGGAGTGCTTGGGACGGATTGCGATGTAACAGATGGATCGCATCCAAAGATCTTTTTAGCAAAAGGTATTTACTCATAAAATTTGAGAGCCTcataaaagattttaaaagacCAAGAACGAAGTGGAGAAAAACTAGCGAATCAGCCTATCCTACGAATGCGTTAGGAAGCATCGTGTTATTGTTGTCTCTGTTAAAAGTTCTTCTTAACAACATGTTTGTTGTAATGTATGTTTCATGTAATTTGTTACATTGA
- the LOC103860105 gene encoding UDP-D-xylose:L-fucose alpha-1,3-D-xylosyltransferase MGP4, with protein MAQHKSFSSSSVSNRPISLLNGLLLLVSLLLLLGVFLPWAGSPLFPFPNVSSSSSSLPSNWRDYSLSQAAEFVAKDGTVIICAVSYPFLPFLNNWLISVSRQKHQHKVLVIAEDYATLYKVNKKWPGHAVLIPPVLDSQTAHKFGSPGFFNFTSRRPQHLLQLLELGYNVMYNDVDMVWLQDPFQYLEGSHDAYFTDDRTTIKPLNHSHALPTPDRNGVTYICSCMIFLRPTNGAKLLMKQWIKELQSGSKAYEGNDQPAFNWALNKTAHQVDLYLLSQAAFPTGGLYFKNETWVEETKGKHVIVHNNYIIGYDNKMKRFQDFGLWLVDDHALESPLGKLD; from the exons ATGGCACAGCATAAGAGTTTCTCTTCCTCTTCAGTCTCAAACCGTCCCATCTCTCTCCTAAATGGTCTCCTTCTCCTGGTCTCTCTCCTCCTACTCCTCGGTGTGTTCTTACCCTGGGCAGGATCTCCCTTATTCCCGTTTCCAAACGtaagctcttcttcttcttctttgccttCTAACTGGCGCGACTATTCCCTCTCTCAAGCGGCTGAGTTTGTCGCTAAGGACGGGACTGTGATCATCTGCGCCGTTAGCTATCCCTTCTTGCCTTTCCTCAACAACTGGTTGATTAGCGTTTCTAGACAGAAGCATCAACACAAAGTCCTCGTGATCGCTGAGGATTACGCTACTCTCTACAAGGTTAACAAGAAGTGGCCTGGTCACGCCGTTCTCATTCCTCCAGTTCTCGATTCTCAGACCGCACATAAGTTCGGTTCCCCG GGTTTCTTCAACTTCACTTCACGGAGGCCGCAACATCTCTTGCAACTATTGGAGCTAGGTTACAATGTTATGTACAACGATGTTGATATGGTCTGGTTGCAAGATCCATTTCAGTATTTAGAAGGAAGCCACGATGCATACTTCACTGATGACAGGACCACA ATCAAACCTTTGAATCACTCTCATGCTTTGCCAACTCCGGATCGGAACGGAGTGACTTATATATGTAGCTGCATGATTTTCTTGCGTCCCACGAATGGCGCAAAGCTTCTAATGAAGCAATGGATCAAAGAACTTCAATCTGGGTCTAAAGCTTATGAAGGAAATGATCAGCCTGCTTTTAACTGGGCACTTAACAAAACAGCTCATCAG GTAGATCTCTACTTGCTTTCTCAGGCAGCTTTCCCAACAGGAGGATTGTACTTCAAGAACGAGACATGGGTTGAAGAGACAAAGGGGAAACATGTCATAGTCCACAACAACTACATTATCGGTTACGACAATAAGATGAAACGCTTCCAAGACTTTGGTCTATGGCTAGTCGATGATCATGCTCTTGAGTCCCCACTGGGAAAATTAGATTAA
- the LOC103858794 gene encoding nitrogen regulatory protein P-II homolog isoform X1: MSASIANPISATPLRFHFNRKNNISFSDCISISSGFRHSPPSSLDLVAKPPTNTRVSHLVRAQGSYDYIPDSKFYKVEAIVRPWRIQHVSSALLKIGIRGVTVSDVRGFGAQGGSKERHGGKLMSSRNSTRLNCSSEVFTNYRPGGFEKLCCESIWPWGLIIWHPEQHLSNLIISYRLNQSLSLNTRTPKRKELLQLFD; the protein is encoded by the exons ATGTCCGCTTCAATAGCGAATCCCATCTCTGCAACTCCTCTCCGTTTCCATTTCAATCGTAAGAACAACATTTCCTTCTCCGACTGCATCTCGATATCTTCTGGATTCCGACATTCCCCACCGTCTTCCCTCGATCTGGTCGCGAAACCGCCGACCAACACTCGCGTTTCCCATCTCGTTAGAGCTCAAGGCTCTTATG atTATATTCCAGACTCAAAGTTTTACAAGGTTGAAGCAATTGTCAG GCCATGGAGGATCCAGCATGTTTCATCG GCTCTATTGAAAATTGGGATTAGAGGTGTTACGGTTTCTGATGTTCGAGGGTTTGGTGCACAAGGGGGATCCAAAGAGAGACATGGTGGTAAGTTAATGAGTTCAAGGAACAG TACACGTC TGAACTGCAGTAGTGAAGTCTTTACCAATTATCGACCAGGAGGCTTTGAAAAACTCTGCTGTGAATCCATCTGGCCCTGGGGACTTATTATTTGGCATCCGGAACAACACCTCTCGAATCTCATCATCAGTTATCGGCTTAATCAATCGCTCTCTCTCAATACTAGAACACCGAAAAGGAAGGAATTGTTGCAGCTCTTCGACTGA